Proteins from one Deinococcus sp. AB2017081 genomic window:
- a CDS encoding ABC transporter ATP-binding protein, which yields MSAAPPPALHLRGITKRFPGVVANDSVDVILHAGEVLALLGENGAGKSTLISILYGLYQPDEGTVELAGKPVRIGSPAQARALGIGLVPQHPLLVARHTVAENLALGSGAALFPARGVAARIRELSGRYGLEVDPAARVSELSPGEKQRVEIVRALLGGARVLILDEPTSVLTPQEAQGLFRVMRELRQDGRSLIFISHKLDEVLDIADRVTVLRRGKVVGGVPTAGATRESLAELMVGRSVDFTRKRGTGTTGRDTLLAVRDLAATGSRGLPALRGVSFDVARGEVLGVAGIAGNGQSELVEVLAGLHPATGTVSLDGVPLPAGAQARFRAGVAHIPEDRIHSGTVPSMTVAENVALRQYDQPPLARGLARDLGQVDDLARREVAAYDVATPGIHTPSRLLSGGNIQKLILARELAGSPKLILAVHPTYGLDIGATDQVHRVLLERTQGGAGVLLVSEDLDELLSLSDRVGVMVGGSLLGPFPVHEVTRESLGLLMGGAHPHSLPGAEPGVVGGGAA from the coding sequence ATGAGCGCCGCCCCCCCTCCGGCCCTGCACCTGCGGGGCATCACGAAACGCTTTCCGGGTGTGGTCGCGAACGACAGTGTCGATGTGATCCTGCACGCCGGCGAGGTGCTGGCCCTGCTCGGCGAGAACGGGGCCGGCAAGAGCACCCTGATCTCGATCCTGTACGGCCTGTACCAGCCCGACGAGGGCACCGTCGAACTGGCCGGGAAGCCCGTACGGATCGGCAGCCCAGCCCAGGCCCGCGCCCTGGGGATCGGGCTGGTGCCGCAGCACCCGCTGCTGGTGGCGCGGCACACGGTCGCGGAGAACCTCGCGCTGGGCAGCGGCGCGGCGCTGTTCCCGGCGCGCGGCGTGGCGGCCCGGATCCGCGAGCTGTCCGGCCGCTACGGGCTGGAAGTCGATCCGGCGGCGCGGGTCTCGGAGCTGTCGCCCGGCGAGAAGCAGCGGGTCGAGATCGTCCGGGCGCTGCTGGGTGGGGCGCGGGTGCTGATCCTGGACGAGCCGACCTCGGTGCTGACGCCCCAGGAGGCGCAGGGCCTGTTCCGCGTGATGCGCGAGCTGCGACAGGACGGCCGCTCGCTGATCTTCATCTCGCACAAGCTGGACGAGGTGCTGGACATCGCGGACCGCGTGACCGTGCTGCGGCGCGGCAAGGTCGTGGGCGGCGTGCCCACGGCGGGCGCGACCCGCGAGAGCCTGGCCGAGCTGATGGTCGGGCGCTCGGTGGACTTCACGCGCAAGCGCGGCACCGGGACGACTGGCAGGGACACGCTGCTGGCCGTGCGCGACCTGGCGGCGACCGGATCACGCGGCCTGCCCGCGCTGCGCGGCGTGAGCTTCGACGTGGCGCGGGGCGAGGTGCTGGGCGTGGCGGGCATCGCCGGGAACGGCCAGAGCGAGCTGGTCGAGGTGCTCGCGGGTCTGCACCCGGCCACGGGCACGGTGTCCCTCGACGGCGTGCCGCTACCCGCTGGTGCTCAGGCCCGCTTCCGCGCCGGCGTGGCCCACATCCCAGAGGACCGCATCCACTCGGGCACCGTGCCCAGCATGACCGTGGCCGAGAACGTGGCGCTGCGGCAGTACGACCAGCCGCCCCTGGCGCGCGGGCTGGCCCGTGACCTGGGGCAGGTGGACGACCTGGCCCGGCGCGAGGTCGCGGCCTACGACGTCGCCACGCCCGGCATCCACACCCCCAGCCGGCTGCTCAGCGGCGGCAACATCCAGAAACTGATCCTGGCGCGGGAACTGGCCGGGTCACCGAAACTGATCCTGGCCGTGCACCCAACCTACGGCCTGGACATCGGCGCGACCGATCAGGTGCACCGCGTGCTGCTGGAGCGTACGCAGGGCGGCGCGGGCGTGCTGCTGGTCAGCGAGGATCTGGACGAACTGCTCAGCCTGTCGGACCGCGTCGGCGTGATGGTCGGCGGGTCGCTGCTGGGGCCGTTCCCGGTACACGAGGTCACGCGCGAGTCGCTGGGTCTGCTGATGGGCGGAGCACACCCGCACTCGCTGCCCGGCGCGGAGCCGGGCGTGGTCGGCGGGGGCGCGGCGTGA
- a CDS encoding phosphate signaling complex PhoU family protein, translating into MTSGTTPAGQASTALVTARFLRMLSIVLEQLDAVRDADVRAEYAGLTARARVLERETDALEREIEDTCLHAFAAGLSEPELAFHLMVFRSLTNLERVGDYAFTVARDLETFAPRVRSATLQDALPIVRLLSQMVERLSYAFAERDVAAAREVMHLDFEQVDALYEQMQRASLTRLLERPEDTEVALIAGRMARNLERLGDHLVNVAERLETLVVRPTLPLH; encoded by the coding sequence ATGACGTCCGGCACCACCCCGGCCGGCCAGGCCAGCACGGCCCTGGTTACGGCCCGTTTTCTCAGGATGCTCAGCATCGTGCTGGAGCAGCTCGACGCCGTGCGCGACGCCGATGTGCGGGCCGAGTATGCCGGCCTCACCGCACGGGCCCGCGTGCTGGAACGGGAGACGGACGCCCTGGAGCGCGAGATCGAGGACACCTGCCTGCACGCCTTCGCCGCCGGCCTGAGTGAACCGGAACTCGCCTTCCACCTGATGGTCTTCCGGTCGCTGACCAACCTGGAACGTGTCGGTGACTACGCCTTCACCGTGGCCCGCGACCTGGAGACCTTCGCGCCGCGTGTGCGCTCAGCCACGTTGCAGGACGCGCTGCCCATCGTGCGGCTGCTGTCACAGATGGTCGAGCGGCTGTCGTATGCGTTTGCCGAGCGCGACGTGGCGGCGGCCCGTGAGGTCATGCACCTGGATTTCGAGCAGGTCGACGCCCTGTACGAGCAGATGCAGCGGGCCAGCCTGACCCGCCTGCTGGAGCGCCCCGAGGACACCGAGGTCGCCCTGATCGCCGGCCGCATGGCCCGCAATCTCGAGCGGCTGGGCGACCACCTCGTGAACGTCGCGGAGCGGCTGGAGACCCTGGTGGTGCGGCCCACGCTGCCGCTGCACTGA